In one window of Juglans regia cultivar Chandler chromosome 3, Walnut 2.0, whole genome shotgun sequence DNA:
- the LOC109009842 gene encoding G2/mitotic-specific cyclin S13-7-like, whose protein sequence is MASRPIVPPQPRGEAVVGGGKQQKKNDAAEARNRRALGDIGNQVTIRGIEGKPNRPITRSFCAQLLANAQAAAAAENNKKQFCVNVDGAPLLLDGVAAGKRAVAPKPQKKAAVKPKPEEAVVISPDTEDDGAKAKQENPINKKKDGEEMLRKKAHAFTSVLTARSKASCGLTDKPKEQIVDIDAADACNDLAAVEYVEDIYKFYKLVENESRPYDYIDSQPDINESMRGILVDWLIDVHRKFELSLETLYLTVNIIDRFLAIKTVPRRELQLVGISAMLMASKYEEIWPPQVNDFVHLSDRAYTNEQILVMEKIILGKLEWTLTVPTPYVFLVRFIKASIPDQELENLVYFLGELGMMHYATIMYCPSMIAASAVYAARCTLKKIPAWNATLKLHTGFSEPQLMDCAKLLASLHSMAARSKLQAVFRKYSKSERGAVALLSPAKALLSGGICASKA, encoded by the exons ATGGCGTCAAGACCCATCGTTCCGCCACAGCCCAGAG gcgaGGCAGTAGTTGGAGGAGGTAAGCAGCAGAAGAAGAATGATGCAGCCGAAGCAAGAAACCGCAGAGCACTCGGTGATATTGGGAATCAGGTAACCATCCGAGGAATCGAGGGCAAACCAAATCGTCCCATCACAAG GAGTTTCTGTGCTCAACTGCTCGCAAATGCGCAAGCTGCAGCAGCTGCTGAAAATAACAAG AAACAGTTCTGTGTGAATGTTGATGGAGCTCCTCTTCTTCTTGATGGGGTTGCGGCAGGTAAACGAGCCGTTGCACCAAAGCCTCAGAAGAAAGCTGCTGTTAAGCCGAAGCCCGAAGAAGCCGTTGTCATTAGCCCGGATACGGAGGACGATGGTGCTAAGGCTAAGCAAGAAAATCCTATCAACAAGAAAAAGGATGGAGAAGAAATGTTGAGGAAGAAAGCACATGCCTTTACTTCGGTCCTAACTGCTCGTAGCAAG GCTTCTTGTGGTTTAACTGACAAACCAAAGGAGCAGATTGTTGATATTGATGCTGCAGACGCCTGTAATGACTTGGCTGCTGTAGAATACGTTGAGGACATCTacaagttctataaactagttgag AATGAGAGTCGACCTTATGATTATATAGACTCTCAGCCGGATATCAATGAAAGTATGAGAGGGATTCTGGTGGACTGGCTGATAGATGTTCATAGGAAGTTTGAACTGTCTCTAGAAACTCTTTATCTGACAGTCAATATAATCGATCGGTTCCTCGCAATTAAGACAGTGCCAAGGAGGGAATTGCAGTTGGTGGGCATCAGTGCGATGCTCATGGCCTCTAAGTATGAAGAAATCTGGCCCCCTCAG GTCAACGACTTTGTACACCTTTCAGACAGAGCTTACACCAATGAACAGATTCTAGTCATGGAGAAAATCATACTTGGCAAGCTGGAATGGACCTTGACAGTGCCTACACCATACGTTTTCCTCGTTCGTTTCATCAAGGCATCGATTCCTGATCAAGAA CTGGAAAACTTGGTGTATTTTCTTGGTGAGTTGGGTATGATGCATTATGCAACCATAATGTATTGCCCATCAATGATTGCTGCCTCAGCAGTCTATGCCGCTCGTTGCACTCTAAAGAAGATCCCCGCTTGGAACGCCACCCTCAAGCTTCATACCGGCTTCTCCGAACCACAACTCATGGATTGTGCAAAACTGCTGGCGAGCCTCCACTCGATGGCTGCGAGAAGTAAGCTTCAGGCTGTGTTCAGAAAGTACTCGAAATCTGAAAGGGGAGCCGTGGCACTGCTTTCGCCGGCAAAAGCTCTCTTGTCTGGCGGTATATGCGCATCCAAGGCTTAA